The proteins below come from a single Alnus glutinosa chromosome 9, dhAlnGlut1.1, whole genome shotgun sequence genomic window:
- the LOC133877987 gene encoding vacuolar fusion protein MON1 homolog, whose translation MSSDSTSGDDSSDANPNPTPKPLEDQFASVTLAEPHNEVPESQEALNGVANGPLAENNHREIESTDREGTVSGVEGRIESNLEVEEARESVERGVVWSRTNSELEVDGPSSPSSSGYAGERGSTGASSGGSGIDGIGEDEIQEVENEGSVNGFSDSPATWVPGKRHLDEDDASISWRKRKKHFFILSNSGKPIYSRYGDEHKLAGFSATLQAIISFVENGGDRVKLVRAGKHQVVFLVKGPIYLVCISCTEEPYESLRGQLELIYGQMLLILTKSVNRCFEKNPKFDMTPLLGGTDVVFSSLIHSFSWNPATFLHAYTCLPLAYATRQAAGAILQDVADSGVLFAILMCKHKVVSLVGAQKASLHPDDMLLLANFVMSSESFRTSESFSPICLPRYNPMAFLYAYVHYFDVDTYLMLLTTSSDAFYHLKDCRIRIEVVLLKSNVLSEVQRSMLDGGMHVEDLPTDPLPRSASVSPHLGQPKDSPERFRQAYVGTGGPAGLWHFIYRSIYLDQYVSSEFSPAISSSRQQKRLYRAYQKLYASMHDSGIGPHKTQFRRDENYVLLCWVTQDFELYAAFDPLADKALAIKTCNRVCQWVKDVENEIFLLGASPFSW comes from the exons ATGTCCTCAGATTCGACCTCTGGAGACGACTCCTCCGAcgctaaccctaaccctacccCCAAACCACTCGAAGATCAGTTCGCATCGGTCAcattggccgagccccacaatGAAGTGCCAGAGAGTCAAGAGGCCCTAAACGGCGTCGCAAATGGGCCTCTGGCGGAGAACAATCACCGAGAAATCGAGAGCACTGACCGAGAAGGAACCGTTAGCGGTGTGGAGGGACGAATTGAGAGCAATTTGGAGGTGGAGGAGGCGAGGGAGAGTGTGGAGCGAGGCGTGGTGTGGAGCAGGACGAATTCGGAGCTGGAAGTGGACGGGCCGTCGAGTCCGAGTAGTAGTGGGTATGCCGGCGAAAGGGGCAGTACCGGTGCGAGTAGTGGTGGGTCGGGGATTGATGGGATTGGCGAGGATGAGATACAGGAAGTGGAAAATGAGGGTTCGGTCAATGGGTTTTCAGATTCGCCGGCCACGTGGGTGCCCGGAAAGCGGCACCTCGATGAG GATGATGCTTCCATATCAtggagaaaaaggaagaagcacTTTTTTATTCTTAGTAACTCAGGCAAACCAATATACTCCAG ATATGGAGATGAACACAAGCTAGCAGGATTTTCAGCAACATTGCAGGCTATCATTTCCTTTGTGGAGAACGG GGGGGATCGTGTCAAATTGGTGAGGGCAGGAAAGCACCAG GTGGTTTTTCTTGTGAAGGGACCCATTTACTTAGTTTGCATTAGCTGCACAGAAGAGCCTTACGAGTCATTGAGGGGGCAACTGGAACTAATTTATGGTCAG ATGCTTCTTATTTTAACAAAGTCGGTAAATAGATGTttcgagaagaatccaaagTTTGATATGACACCTTTGCTTGGAGGAACAGATGTTGTCTTCTCATCTTTAATCCATTCCTTCAGTTG GAACCCAGCCACATTTCTTCATGCATACACTTGTCTTCCCCTTGCTTATGCAACGAGACAAGCTGCAGGTGCTATATTGCAAGATGTTGCCGATTCAGGTGTTCTATTTGCAATATTAATGTGCAAGCACAAG GTTGTCAGTCTTGTTGGTGCTCAAAAAGCTTCTCTTCATCCTGATGATATGCTACTGCTTGCCAACTTTGTTATGTCATCAGAATCATTTAG GACTTCTGAATCTTTTTCACCAATTTGCCTTCCAAGATATAATCCCATGGCCTTTTTGTATGCTTATGTCCATTATTTTGAT GTTGACACATACTTGATGTTGCTCACTACAAGTTCTGATGCCTTTTATCATCTTAAGGATTGCAG GATTCGTATTGAAGTGGTTCTTTTGAAGTCAAATGTTCTTAGTGAAGTTCAGAGATCCATGCTGGATGGTGGGATGCATGTTGAGGATTTGCCCACTGATCCATTACCTCGTTCTGCATCTGTATCTCCGCATCTAGGACAACCTAAAGATTCTCCTGAGAGATTCAGACAAGCATATGTTGGCACTGGTGGTCCTGCTGGACTTTGGCATTTCATATACCGTAGCATATATCTGGATCAGTATGTATCTTCAGAGTTCTCACCAGCAATTAGTAGCTCACGACAGCAGAAAAG ATTATATAGAGCTTACCAGAAACTTTATGCTTCTATGCATGATAGTGGAATTGGTCCTCACAAAACTCAGTTTAGAAGAGATGAAAATTATG TTCTACTCTGTTGGGTCACCCAGGATTTTGAACTATATGCAGCATTTGATCCACTTGCAGACAAG GCATTGGCGATAAAGACTTGCAACCGAGTTTGCCAATGGGTGAAAGATGtggaaaatgaaatttttttgctGGGAGCAAGCCCCTTTTCATGGTGA
- the LOC133878651 gene encoding protein S40-4-like, translating into MAASKSYYARPSYRFLPSDRDHHPPIAHDSAFELDESDIYNSVRSNSPEFRKPAPVSRLSKKSTSKTSAERVVAGATASSLPVNIPDWSKILRDEYRDNRHGDSVDYDDADGDDECENGVRVPPHEFLARQMARTRIASFSVHEGVGRTLKGRDLSRVRNAIWEKTGFQD; encoded by the coding sequence ATGGCTGCCAGTAAGAGCTACTACGCCCGCCCGAGCTACCGCTTCTTACCCAGTGACCGGGACCACCACCCCCCCATCGCGCACGACTCGGCATTCGAACTCGACGAGTCCGACATCTACAACTCGGTCCGCTCCAACTCGCCCGAGTTCCGCAAGCCAGCACCGGTTTCGCGCCTCTCGAAGAAGTCCACCTCCAAGACTTCGGCCGAACGCGTCGTCGCCGGAGCCACCGCGTCGTCGCTGCCGGTGAACATTCCGGATTGGTCGAAGATCCTGAGGGACGAGTACAGAGATAATCGCCACGGAGACAGCGTTGACTACGACGACGCGGACGGCGACGATGAGTGCGAGAACGGGGTGAGGGTCCCGCCGCACGAGTTTCTGGCGAGGCAGATGGCGAGGACGAGGATCGCCTCCTTCTCCGTGCACGAAGGGGTAGGTAGAACTCTGAAAGGGAGGGATCTAAGTAGGGTCCGAAACGCAATTTGGGAAAAAACTGGCTTCCAagattag